A stretch of the Haloarcula ordinaria genome encodes the following:
- a CDS encoding flippase-like domain-containing protein, protein MSDGVEVSVVLPAYNEADSIERTVSVTLETLDSFLPAGTYEVIVAEDGCDDETPAIATRLADEDTRVRHIHSDRRLGRGGALEYAFERAAGETLVYFDTDLATDMRHLEELVESVRTEDYDVATGSRWMPENRADRPPKRGIPSFGYNTLVRLVLRSELRDHQCGFKAFDRTALEALLPDVGDEHWFWDTEVLVKAQRQGFRVKEFPVDWTPKGDSKVDIVRDVFGMGSQILRTFWELSVSPRITRRVSLGAGTALVVVALLLMTQYLDPQDVLERMAGADPAIVLASALVYVLSWPLRGLRYRDILSSMGYRERWGFLTGAVFISQTGNLVFPARAGDAVRAYVVKARRSIPYPTGFASLAVERVFDLLTITLLAGVVLMGLAATGSAGQLLTALTGGAVGGETASSGQTAIVVAAGVGLAAIAAVTAIVASARTDRNYVRRIVGRLSEDSYADYVAGVVEQFVGDVQTVAADSSAFGRVGVGSLLIWSLDVVTALVVFAAFEVELTPALVAVGFFAVSVGNLAKVLPLTPGGVGLYEGAFTLIVAALTPVGVTAALSIAIVDHAVKNLVTIAGGVTSMAWLNVSLTKAVEESRGAGDVEVEADD, encoded by the coding sequence ATGAGCGACGGAGTCGAGGTGAGCGTCGTCCTCCCCGCCTACAACGAGGCCGACAGCATCGAGCGGACCGTCAGCGTCACGCTCGAGACGCTCGACTCCTTCCTGCCCGCGGGGACCTACGAGGTCATCGTCGCCGAAGACGGCTGCGACGACGAGACGCCCGCCATCGCGACGCGACTCGCCGACGAGGACACGCGAGTCAGGCACATCCACAGCGACCGGCGCCTGGGCCGTGGCGGCGCGCTGGAGTACGCCTTCGAGCGCGCCGCCGGCGAGACGCTGGTGTACTTCGATACGGACCTCGCGACGGACATGCGACATCTGGAGGAACTGGTCGAGTCGGTCAGGACAGAGGACTACGACGTGGCGACGGGGTCGCGCTGGATGCCCGAGAACCGTGCGGACCGCCCGCCGAAGCGCGGCATCCCGAGTTTCGGGTACAACACGCTTGTCCGACTGGTACTGCGCTCGGAGTTGCGGGACCACCAGTGTGGCTTCAAGGCGTTCGACCGGACGGCCCTGGAGGCGCTGCTGCCCGACGTCGGCGACGAACACTGGTTCTGGGACACCGAGGTCCTGGTGAAAGCCCAGCGCCAGGGCTTCCGGGTCAAGGAGTTCCCCGTCGACTGGACGCCGAAGGGCGACTCGAAAGTCGACATCGTCCGGGACGTGTTCGGGATGGGGAGCCAGATCCTCCGGACGTTCTGGGAACTCTCTGTCAGCCCGCGCATCACCCGACGGGTGTCGCTGGGCGCGGGGACCGCGCTCGTCGTCGTCGCCCTGCTGTTGATGACCCAGTATCTCGACCCACAGGACGTTCTCGAACGGATGGCCGGGGCCGACCCCGCGATCGTGCTGGCGAGCGCGCTCGTCTACGTGCTCTCCTGGCCACTCCGGGGGCTTCGCTACCGGGACATCCTCTCCTCGATGGGCTATCGCGAGCGCTGGGGCTTCCTGACCGGCGCGGTCTTCATCAGCCAGACCGGGAACCTCGTCTTCCCCGCGCGGGCCGGTGACGCGGTCCGCGCCTACGTCGTGAAGGCACGGCGCTCGATTCCGTACCCCACGGGCTTCGCCTCACTGGCCGTCGAGCGCGTCTTCGATCTGCTGACCATCACGCTGCTCGCCGGCGTCGTCCTGATGGGGCTGGCGGCCACCGGGTCGGCCGGCCAGTTGCTCACGGCCCTGACCGGCGGCGCAGTCGGCGGCGAGACGGCCAGCAGCGGACAGACCGCGATCGTCGTTGCGGCCGGCGTGGGACTGGCCGCCATCGCGGCCGTGACGGCCATCGTCGCCAGCGCCCGGACCGACCGGAACTACGTCCGCCGGATCGTCGGCCGCCTGAGCGAGGACTCATACGCCGACTACGTCGCCGGCGTCGTCGAGCAGTTCGTCGGCGACGTCCAGACGGTGGCCGCGGATTCCTCGGCCTTCGGCCGCGTCGGCGTCGGGAGCCTCCTCATCTGGTCGCTCGACGTGGTGACGGCGCTGGTCGTCTTCGCCGCCTTCGAGGTCGAGCTGACCCCGGCACTGGTCGCGGTGGGTTTCTTCGCGGTCAGCGTCGGTAACCTGGCGAAGGTGCTCCCGCTCACGCCCGGCGGGGTCGGGCTCTACGAGGGCGCGTTCACCCTCATCGTCGCCGCACTGACCCCCGTCGGCGTCACCGCCGCGCTCTCGATCGCCATCGTCGACCACGCGGTGAAGAACCTCGTCACCATCGCCGGCGGCGTCACCTCGATGGCGTGGCTCAACGTCTCGCTGACGAAGGCCGTCGAGGAGTCACGGGGTGCCGGAGATGTCGAGGTCGAAGCAGATGATTGA
- a CDS encoding radical SAM protein, translating into MTDPETLDVTIVDGYVDEPAHFGVPPYISTYPRYAAGALVDAGVPRERITYHTIDELRDDRHLWRDVEEADLMVYVGGMTVPGKYVGGTPAEPDEVRELAWTADGTSIIGGPVRFGVGEANEGASETARDDLDFDFLAMADIEAAVFDLVESGLEGFNNRYRDVEEETRWARAGAFVVEQHPNHPEYLICEMETSRGCPYRCSFCTEPMYGNPDFRPPESVVDEVDALSDRGVRHFRLGRQADILAYGGDGEAPNPDALRRLYGGIREVAPDLETLHLDNMNPITIVKWPEKAREGIEIIAEHNTPGDTAAFGLESADPNVMSDNNLNVTADECFEAVKVVNEVAGFRPGGDQDSAPNHGEDAAPRLPKLLPGINLVHGLKGETKETFEHNKRFLQRVYDEGLMLRRVNIRQVMAFEGTDMAETGAEIAHDHKKLFKQYKREVRETIDNPMLKRVAPPGTVLPDVHLEYHQDGKTFGRQLGTYPLLVGIPGERELGTTLDIAVTGHGYRSVTGVPHPLDLNSATMGELATIPGVGKSRAGDIVVGRPYESVAEVGEDLAKFVTAETLPKAE; encoded by the coding sequence ATGACCGACCCCGAGACGCTCGACGTGACCATCGTCGACGGCTACGTCGACGAGCCCGCGCACTTCGGGGTCCCGCCCTACATCTCGACCTACCCGCGCTACGCCGCCGGCGCGTTGGTCGACGCCGGCGTCCCCCGCGAACGCATCACCTACCACACCATCGACGAACTCCGCGACGACCGCCACCTCTGGCGCGACGTCGAGGAGGCCGACCTCATGGTGTACGTCGGCGGCATGACCGTCCCCGGGAAGTACGTCGGCGGGACGCCCGCGGAACCCGACGAGGTGCGCGAACTCGCCTGGACCGCCGACGGCACCTCCATCATCGGCGGCCCCGTCCGCTTCGGCGTCGGCGAGGCCAACGAGGGAGCCAGCGAGACGGCCCGTGACGACCTCGACTTCGACTTCCTGGCGATGGCCGACATCGAGGCGGCCGTCTTCGACCTCGTCGAATCGGGTCTCGAGGGGTTCAACAATCGGTACCGCGACGTCGAGGAGGAGACCCGCTGGGCCCGGGCCGGCGCGTTCGTCGTCGAACAGCACCCCAACCACCCCGAGTACCTCATCTGCGAGATGGAGACCTCCCGGGGCTGTCCGTACCGCTGTTCGTTCTGTACGGAGCCGATGTACGGGAACCCCGACTTCCGCCCGCCCGAGAGCGTCGTCGACGAGGTCGACGCCCTCTCGGACCGCGGCGTGAGGCACTTCCGCCTGGGCCGACAGGCCGACATCCTGGCCTACGGCGGCGACGGCGAGGCCCCCAATCCGGACGCACTCCGTCGGCTCTACGGCGGCATCCGCGAGGTGGCTCCGGACCTGGAGACGCTCCACCTGGACAACATGAACCCCATCACCATCGTGAAGTGGCCCGAGAAAGCGAGGGAGGGGATAGAGATTATCGCCGAGCACAACACGCCCGGCGACACCGCCGCCTTCGGCCTCGAGTCGGCCGACCCGAACGTGATGAGCGACAACAACCTCAACGTCACCGCCGACGAGTGTTTCGAGGCGGTGAAGGTCGTCAACGAGGTGGCCGGGTTCAGGCCGGGCGGCGACCAGGACTCTGCTCCCAACCACGGTGAGGACGCGGCCCCACGTCTGCCAAAACTCCTGCCCGGCATCAACCTCGTCCACGGGCTGAAAGGGGAGACGAAAGAGACCTTCGAACACAACAAGCGCTTCCTCCAGCGGGTCTACGACGAGGGCCTGATGCTCCGCCGAGTGAACATCCGCCAGGTGATGGCCTTCGAGGGGACCGACATGGCCGAGACGGGCGCCGAAATCGCCCACGACCACAAGAAGCTGTTCAAGCAGTACAAGCGCGAGGTCCGCGAGACCATCGACAACCCGATGCTCAAGCGCGTCGCGCCGCCGGGCACCGTCCTGCCGGACGTCCACCTGGAGTACCACCAGGACGGCAAGACGTTCGGTCGACAACTCGGCACCTATCCGCTGCTGGTGGGCATCCCCGGCGAACGCGAACTGGGGACGACGCTGGACATCGCCGTCACCGGCCACGGCTACCGCTCGGTGACCGGCGTGCCCCACCCGCTGGACCTGAACTCGGCGACGATGGGCGAACTCGCGACCATCCCAGGCGTCGGTAAGAGCCGCGCCGGCGACATCGTCGTCGGCCGCCCCTACGAGTCGGTCGCGGAAGTCGGCGAGGACCTCGCGAAGTTCGTCACCGCCGAGACGCTCCCGAAAGCAGAGTGA
- a CDS encoding SDR family NAD(P)-dependent oxidoreductase: MSLQDHYAGTMVSVERYDSLEGQVALVTGATRGIGEQIAIQLAEHGATVYAGARDTADVGASDQRPVELDVTDDGTMRAAVDRIEAETGRLDVLVNNAGVGGPKVPLGEAAVEDLDSTLEVNLRGPVVLTKLALPLLLEGDGSRVVNVSSGMGALGEGMSGGWPPYRVSKAGLNGLTTYLHGEYHAQGLIANAACPGWVRTDLGSLAAPRSPAEGADTPVWLATFEPGSTSGRFWRDRAVIDW; this comes from the coding sequence ATGTCACTGCAGGACCACTATGCGGGTACGATGGTCTCCGTCGAGCGGTACGACTCCCTGGAGGGCCAGGTCGCTCTCGTCACGGGCGCGACACGCGGTATCGGCGAACAGATAGCGATACAGCTGGCCGAGCACGGTGCGACAGTTTACGCAGGTGCCAGAGACACAGCCGACGTGGGCGCATCCGACCAGCGCCCCGTCGAACTCGACGTGACCGACGACGGGACGATGCGAGCGGCCGTCGACCGAATCGAAGCCGAGACGGGCCGGCTGGACGTCCTCGTCAACAACGCCGGCGTCGGCGGTCCGAAGGTACCGCTCGGCGAAGCTGCCGTCGAGGACCTCGATTCGACCCTCGAGGTGAACCTGCGCGGACCGGTCGTCCTGACGAAGCTCGCCCTGCCGCTCCTGCTCGAAGGGGACGGCAGCCGCGTCGTCAACGTCTCGTCGGGGATGGGTGCGCTCGGCGAAGGGATGAGCGGCGGCTGGCCGCCGTACCGCGTCTCGAAAGCGGGGCTCAACGGCCTGACGACCTATCTCCACGGCGAGTATCACGCCCAGGGGCTGATTGCGAACGCGGCGTGTCCCGGGTGGGTCAGGACGGACCTCGGGTCGCTGGCGGCCCCGCGGAGCCCCGCCGAGGGCGCGGACACCCCGGTCTGGCTGGCGACCTTCGAACCGGGGAGCACCAGCGGGCGGTTCTGGCGTGACCGAGCGGTCATCGACTGGTAG
- a CDS encoding DUF429 domain-containing protein, translated as MGSGVLGVDFSGARRAGDALWVTVARETSTGLVVEDCYRATAKWGRDRESAHAGLVDRITDEDVATAGLDFPFSLPQRLLEDVGDGEWRGFLEWVAGGDGPTDSASFSTACRDRAEGLTGSRDVRRETDLQRAALCPYTNRVRSMTYHGARNVLGRLAPREDTAVVPMQADDAETVVCEVYPAATFGWLGCYREGYKGDDGARDRRAKNIETIAACSVDVGEHRETYLGNHDALDSLAAAVSAARVCDGSRPEPMGPAAEGHIYV; from the coding sequence ATGGGTTCCGGTGTTCTGGGTGTGGATTTCAGCGGTGCGAGACGGGCCGGCGACGCGCTCTGGGTGACCGTAGCCAGAGAGACGTCGACCGGGCTCGTCGTCGAGGACTGCTATCGAGCGACAGCGAAGTGGGGGCGTGACCGCGAGTCGGCCCACGCGGGCCTGGTCGACCGAATCACCGACGAGGACGTCGCCACGGCGGGCCTGGACTTCCCCTTCAGCCTCCCGCAGAGGCTCCTCGAAGACGTCGGGGACGGGGAGTGGCGGGGGTTCCTGGAGTGGGTCGCCGGGGGCGACGGGCCGACCGACTCGGCGTCGTTCTCGACGGCGTGTCGGGACCGTGCCGAGGGGCTGACCGGGTCGCGCGACGTCCGTCGCGAGACCGACCTCCAGCGGGCGGCCCTCTGCCCGTACACGAACCGCGTCCGGAGCATGACCTACCACGGCGCGCGGAACGTCCTCGGCCGGCTCGCGCCCCGGGAGGACACCGCCGTCGTGCCGATGCAAGCCGACGACGCCGAGACCGTGGTCTGTGAGGTGTACCCGGCCGCGACGTTCGGCTGGCTCGGCTGTTACCGCGAGGGCTACAAGGGCGACGACGGCGCTCGCGACCGCCGTGCGAAGAACATAGAGACCATCGCAGCCTGCAGCGTCGACGTCGGCGAACACCGCGAGACGTACCTCGGGAACCACGACGCGCTGGACTCGCTGGCCGCGGCCGTCTCCGCTGCCCGCGTCTGTGACGGGTCCCGGCCGGAGCCGATGGGGCCCGCTGCCGAGGGACACATCTACGTCTGA
- a CDS encoding DUF7559 family protein, with amino-acid sequence MPATLEVVCNDADCTLDMFELHYTYDMPDDVDVSDFSCPYCGGTDSLEAIEL; translated from the coding sequence ATGCCCGCCACCTTGGAAGTCGTCTGCAACGACGCGGACTGCACGCTCGACATGTTCGAACTGCACTACACCTACGACATGCCCGACGACGTGGACGTCTCGGACTTCTCGTGTCCGTACTGTGGCGGCACCGACTCGCTGGAGGCAATCGAGTTATGA
- a CDS encoding Hsp20/alpha crystallin family protein, giving the protein MIRDLGESIGNAIFDNIGRASSRVQENKPLPADLLEADDAYLVVFDAPGAVSSDVQVRYVDDRVEVRIDRFRDFHEGFEMRYPGRGLALDGSVTLPEDAVVDPETATATLKDNGTLQVRIPKADDAAPDEYDADTDHDDAADEDDV; this is encoded by the coding sequence ATGATCCGGGACCTCGGTGAATCCATCGGTAACGCCATCTTCGACAACATCGGCCGCGCCTCGAGTCGCGTCCAGGAGAACAAGCCGTTGCCGGCCGACCTGCTGGAGGCCGACGACGCCTACCTCGTCGTGTTCGATGCGCCGGGCGCGGTGTCGAGTGACGTCCAGGTGCGCTACGTCGACGACCGTGTCGAGGTCCGAATCGACCGGTTCCGCGACTTCCACGAGGGGTTCGAGATGCGCTATCCGGGCCGCGGACTGGCGCTGGACGGCTCGGTCACGCTCCCCGAGGACGCGGTCGTGGACCCCGAGACGGCGACGGCCACGCTGAAGGACAACGGGACGCTGCAGGTCCGCATCCCCAAGGCCGACGACGCGGCGCCCGACGAGTACGACGCCGACACCGACCACGACGACGCGGCGGACGAAGACGACGTCTGA
- a CDS encoding NAD(P)/FAD-dependent oxidoreductase, which translates to MRVAVVGGGVVGLVVAGDLAKRDADVVCYDRGELGGGSTGRAAGICYDAFADPVDAAVADRALARYREWGLLSTCPYVWVARDDADARAVRAQVDRMQDLDRAVAHADGEALTDRYPALETETITAAGIAHDAGLLDPERVVELLARRARDAGATLRPETPVSLATGETPTVRIPAGPERFDAVVVAAGPATKPLLAAADVDLALKTYRAQALVTTPVEATLPSLYDATREFYWRPHGDSLLVGDGAHEVSPDEWTRDADPAFVESALERLGDATTLAPTTARSWAGLCTATPDRDPLVGQVADGLWVATGWQGHGLMHAPAMGEYLTCALLGLDYPVDAPVEARLDPTRFDGTETFDALGDPTRDWE; encoded by the coding sequence ATGCGCGTCGCCGTCGTCGGCGGTGGCGTCGTGGGTCTCGTCGTCGCCGGCGACCTGGCGAAGCGCGACGCGGACGTGGTCTGTTACGACCGCGGCGAGCTCGGGGGCGGGTCGACGGGGCGAGCCGCCGGTATCTGTTACGACGCCTTCGCCGACCCTGTCGACGCCGCCGTCGCCGACCGGGCGCTGGCCCGCTACCGCGAGTGGGGTCTGCTCTCGACGTGTCCGTACGTCTGGGTCGCCCGCGACGACGCCGACGCGCGGGCGGTCCGGGCACAGGTCGACCGGATGCAGGACCTGGACCGTGCCGTGGCCCACGCCGACGGCGAGGCGCTGACCGACCGCTACCCTGCGCTCGAGACCGAGACGATTACAGCGGCGGGTATCGCCCACGACGCCGGCCTCCTCGACCCCGAACGGGTCGTCGAGTTGCTCGCCCGACGCGCACGCGATGCCGGCGCAACGCTCCGGCCCGAGACGCCGGTTTCGCTCGCAACAGGGGAGACACCGACCGTCCGGATCCCTGCCGGACCGGAGCGATTCGACGCCGTCGTCGTCGCCGCCGGCCCGGCGACGAAGCCGCTCCTTGCGGCCGCCGACGTCGACCTGGCGCTGAAGACCTACCGGGCACAGGCACTCGTGACGACTCCGGTCGAGGCCACGCTTCCGTCGCTGTACGACGCCACCCGGGAGTTCTACTGGCGGCCACACGGGGATTCGCTGCTCGTCGGCGACGGCGCCCACGAGGTGTCCCCCGACGAGTGGACCCGCGACGCGGACCCTGCGTTCGTCGAGTCGGCGCTGGAGCGGCTCGGGGATGCGACGACGCTCGCACCGACGACTGCCCGGTCCTGGGCTGGCCTGTGCACGGCGACGCCCGACCGGGACCCGCTGGTCGGCCAGGTCGCCGACGGCCTCTGGGTCGCGACCGGATGGCAGGGCCACGGACTCATGCACGCGCCGGCGATGGGCGAGTACCTGACGTGTGCGCTACTGGGCCTCGACTACCCGGTCGACGCGCCCGTCGAGGCCCGTCTCGACCCGACCCGGTTCGACGGCACCGAGACGTTCGACGCGCTCGGCGACCCCACTCGCGACTGGGAGTAA
- a CDS encoding NUDIX hydrolase: protein MDYDRVAAYDPIVVEDEQREAAVIVPVVERTEGEAILFTKRAEHLTDHPGQMSFPGGGREPEDDDLLATALREGNEEIGLDPMAVNVVGRLDDIRTITHYSVRPFVSRIPDREYRPNDEEVAEVVTLPVAALTDLGNYESEQRDHPYYGEIRLHFFYVDGYTVWGATARMLVQLLELATDWRMPPEPDRYTGPDDDLPPSVRDQV from the coding sequence ATGGATTACGACCGGGTGGCCGCGTACGACCCCATCGTCGTCGAAGACGAACAGCGGGAGGCCGCCGTCATCGTACCGGTCGTCGAGCGCACGGAGGGCGAGGCGATTCTGTTCACGAAACGGGCCGAGCACCTGACCGACCACCCCGGGCAGATGTCGTTCCCCGGTGGTGGGCGCGAACCGGAGGACGACGACCTGCTGGCGACGGCGCTGCGCGAGGGCAACGAGGAGATCGGCCTCGACCCGATGGCGGTCAACGTCGTCGGCCGACTCGACGATATCCGGACGATAACGCACTACTCGGTCAGGCCGTTCGTCTCGCGCATCCCCGACCGCGAGTACCGCCCGAACGACGAGGAGGTCGCGGAGGTCGTCACTCTCCCCGTCGCGGCCCTCACCGACCTCGGGAACTACGAGTCGGAACAGCGCGACCACCCCTACTACGGCGAGATTCGCCTCCACTTCTTCTACGTCGACGGCTACACCGTCTGGGGGGCGACCGCGCGGATGCTCGTCCAGTTGCTCGAACTCGCGACCGACTGGCGGATGCCGCCGGAACCCGACCGCTACACCGGACCGGACGACGACCTGCCGCCGAGCGTCCGCGACCAGGTGTGA
- a CDS encoding DUF7109 family protein, with amino-acid sequence MDPTPDELAGVVDLFGALTRAELGRACSELAFKRGERVDADAFAADIEDAVASYHLVTVADHGTDADDDLLVAGPTAFATLPEGAGDLPHILDVPARDVDQDDVAAAVEARFREDAARALGAGDEVRVAELLDVSYDLDAWGPISLDGVRERLDDG; translated from the coding sequence ATGGACCCGACACCCGACGAACTCGCCGGAGTGGTCGACCTCTTCGGGGCGCTGACGCGTGCCGAACTCGGACGGGCCTGTTCGGAACTCGCCTTCAAGCGCGGCGAGCGGGTCGACGCCGACGCGTTCGCGGCCGACATCGAGGACGCTGTCGCCTCCTACCACCTCGTCACTGTCGCGGACCACGGAACCGACGCCGACGACGACCTGCTCGTGGCCGGCCCGACGGCGTTCGCGACGCTCCCCGAGGGGGCCGGCGACCTCCCGCACATCCTGGACGTTCCCGCGCGGGACGTAGACCAGGACGACGTCGCGGCCGCGGTCGAAGCGCGGTTCCGGGAAGACGCGGCGCGGGCACTCGGTGCCGGCGACGAGGTGCGGGTCGCCGAGCTGCTCGACGTCAGTTACGACCTCGACGCGTGGGGCCCCATCTCCCTCGACGGCGTCCGCGAGCGGCTGGACGACGGCTGA
- a CDS encoding HVO_0758 family zinc finger protein — MDSVRKALRAGDVEKDSYGRLSCTACGENLSTDSRPDEVWKVRVCPECGSEWKEIG; from the coding sequence ATGGATTCGGTCAGGAAGGCGCTCCGCGCCGGGGATGTCGAGAAGGACAGCTACGGACGACTCTCGTGTACGGCGTGTGGCGAGAACCTCTCGACGGACAGCCGCCCCGACGAGGTCTGGAAGGTCCGCGTCTGTCCCGAGTGTGGCTCCGAGTGGAAGGAGATCGGGTAG